The Chlorocebus sabaeus isolate Y175 chromosome 6, mChlSab1.0.hap1, whole genome shotgun sequence genome has a segment encoding these proteins:
- the ADAT3 gene encoding probable inactive tRNA-specific adenosine deaminase-like protein 3: protein MEPAPGLLEQPKCLEAGSPEPEAAPWQALPVLSEKQSGDVELVLAYAAPILDKRQTSRLLKEVSALHPLPAQPHLKRVRPSRDAGSPHALEMLLCLAGPASGPRSLAELLPRPAVDPRGLGQPFLVPVPARPPLTRGQFEEARAHWPTSFHEDKQVTSALAGRLFSTQERAAMQSHMERAVRAARRAAALGLRAVGAVVVDPASDRVLATGHDCSSADNPLLHAVMVCVDLVARGQGRGTYDFRPFPACSFAPAAAPQAVRAGAVRKLDADEDGLPYVCTGYDLYVTREPCAMCAMALVHSRILRVFYGAPSPDGALGTRFRIHARPDLNHRFQVFRGVLEEECRWLDPDT from the coding sequence ATGGAGCCCGCCCCGGGCCTCCTGGAGCAGCCCAAGTGCTTGGAGGCCGGGAGCCCAGAGCCTGAGGCGGCGCCGTGGCAGGCCCTGCCTGTCCTGTCCGAGAAGCAGTCGGGGGACGTGGAGCTGGTGCTGGCCTACGCCGCGCCCATCCTGGACAAGCGCCAGACCTCACGCCTCCTGAAGGAGGTGTCGGCCCTGCACCCGCTCCCCGCCCAGCCTCACCTCAAGCGGGTGCGGCCCAGCCGCGATGCCGGCAGCCCCCACGCCCTGGAGATGCTGCTGTGCCTGGCCGGGCCAGCCTCGGGCCCGCGCTCGCTGGCTGAGCTCCTGCCACGGCCGGCTGTGGACCCCCGCGGCCTGGGGCAGCCCTTCCTGGTGCCTGTGCCCGCCCGGCCGCCTCTGACCAGGGGCCAGTTCGAGGAGGCCCGGGCCCACTGGCCCACGTCGTTCCACGAGGACAAGCAGGTGACCAGCGCCCTGGCTGGGAGGCTCTTCTCCACGCAGGAGCGCGCCGCCATGCAGAGCCACATGGAGCGGGCGGTGCGGGCGGCCCGGCGGGCGGCAGCGCTGGGCCTGCGGGCCGTGGGGGCCGTGGTGGTGGACCCGGCCTCGGACCGCGTGCTGGCCACCGGCCACGACTGCAGCAGCGCAGACAACCCCCTCCTGCATGCCGTCATGGTGTGCGTGGACCTCGTGGCGCGCGGCCAGGGCCGCGGCACCTACGACTTCAGGCCGTTCCCGGCCTGCTCCTTCGCCCCAGCCGCCGCCCCCCAGGCCGTCCGTGCAGGCGCAGTGCGTAAACTGGACGCAGACGAGGATGGTCTCCCCTACGTGTGCACCGGCTACGACCTGTACGTGACTCGCGAGCCCTGCGCCATGTGCGCCATGGCCCTGGTGCACTCACGCATCCTGCGCGTCTTCTACGGCGCGCCCTCGCCCGACGGCGCCCTGGGCACCCGCTTCCGCATCCACGCCCGGCCCGACCTCAACCACCGCTTCCAGGTGTTCCGCGGGGTGCTGGAGGAGGAGTGCCGCTGGCTGGACCCCGACACATAG